One segment of Helicobacter anatolicus DNA contains the following:
- the hisIE gene encoding bifunctional phosphoribosyl-AMP cyclohydrolase/phosphoribosyl-ATP diphosphatase HisIE → MLENLLKQLDWGKSELIPAIIQDYQNKEVLMLGFLNQEALRLSLETGLMHYFSRTKNRIWQKGESSGNYQKIITINFDCDRDSLLVTVDQKGSACHSGSRSCFFRTLENNPATTLQSQNKPEENIFDTLYHTLLERKFTSSDTSYTASLYKKGINTICKKISEETGELICEIKDKNKEQIIYESADVFYHIFVALASFNIHPDAILQELKRRFAFSGIEEKNSRKS, encoded by the coding sequence ATGTTAGAAAATCTCTTAAAACAACTAGATTGGGGTAAGTCAGAACTTATCCCTGCCATTATCCAAGACTACCAAAATAAAGAAGTTCTAATGTTGGGATTTCTTAATCAAGAAGCTCTAAGACTAAGCTTAGAGACTGGCCTCATGCATTATTTTTCCCGCACTAAAAATAGAATCTGGCAGAAAGGGGAAAGTAGTGGAAATTATCAAAAAATCATTACGATAAATTTTGACTGCGATCGTGATAGTCTGCTTGTCACAGTGGATCAAAAAGGAAGTGCTTGTCACAGTGGATCAAGAAGTTGTTTTTTTAGAACATTGGAAAACAATCCTGCTACAACACTCCAGTCTCAAAATAAACCAGAAGAAAATATTTTTGACACGCTCTATCACACATTATTAGAACGAAAGTTTACCTCTAGCGACACCTCATACACTGCTTCTCTTTATAAAAAAGGAATCAACACAATTTGCAAAAAAATCTCTGAGGAAACTGGGGAACTTATTTGCGAAATCAAAGATAAAAACAAGGAGCAAATCATCTATGAAAGTGCGGATGTTTTTTATCATATTTTCGTAGCTCTTGCTTCTTTTAATATCCATCCTGATGCAATTTTGCAAGAATTAAAACGTCGCTTTGCATTTAGTGGAATAGAAGAAAAAAATAGCAGGAAATCCTAA
- a CDS encoding DUF2393 family protein — MRDIMLEFIYNLDLLMFATLGVCFLIFLLFLLLGFLFKKSFLSKFCFFCAFIGLFSTPFVIALSSQNFLFKLEILENHSRPLVFSQSFLIDITIKNMGKLKIKKCQFDIMPTRAQNSLKNKLLDLLNPLPRISYTFYEKIKKKSIKHLEKILPYNASKKDFKFSLNCR, encoded by the coding sequence ATGCGCGATATTATGCTAGAATTTATCTACAATTTAGACCTTTTAATGTTTGCAACGCTTGGCGTCTGCTTTTTGATTTTTCTTCTTTTTTTACTCCTTGGTTTTCTTTTTAAAAAAAGTTTTTTATCAAAATTTTGCTTTTTCTGCGCATTTATTGGACTATTTTCCACACCATTTGTCATCGCCCTATCTTCGCAAAATTTTCTTTTTAAATTAGAAATTCTAGAAAATCACTCACGCCCACTCGTTTTTAGCCAATCTTTTTTAATTGATATCACCATTAAAAATATGGGTAAATTAAAAATCAAAAAATGTCAATTTGATATAATGCCCACAAGAGCACAAAACTCATTAAAAAACAAACTCTTAGATCTTCTTAATCCTCTTCCTAGAATATCTTATACTTTTTATGAGAAAATCAAAAAAAAATCTATTAAACACTTAGAAAAAATTCTTCCCTATAACGCTTCTAAAAAAGATTTTAAATTTTCACTAAATTGCCGCTAA
- a CDS encoding 16S rRNA (uracil(1498)-N(3))-methyltransferase produces the protein MRFCYHDRSGDVEIVVSDNLFLHLYKARRTKIDSVICFRNLRDENLYFYKHKEIGKKSAILRLVKFEKSQINSKQAHIVWAITESKNIEKTLPYLNQLGVKKLTLFFANRSQRNEKLSLERLHKILIASCEQCGRSHLMEIELLKNTKEVLEKYPLCQVLNFGGYDIYAGERSFAHGIMIGPEGGFDKEEEEMFFDREVFSISGGIVLKSECAAILVGSLAAI, from the coding sequence ATGAGATTTTGCTATCACGATAGATCTGGAGATGTAGAAATTGTAGTTTCTGATAATTTATTTTTACATCTTTATAAAGCAAGGCGCACAAAAATAGATTCTGTGATTTGTTTTCGAAATCTAAGAGATGAGAATCTATATTTCTATAAACACAAAGAAATTGGAAAAAAAAGTGCAATTTTAAGACTTGTAAAATTTGAAAAATCTCAAATAAATTCTAAGCAAGCCCATATTGTATGGGCAATTACAGAAAGTAAAAATATTGAAAAAACTCTCCCGTATCTTAATCAATTGGGCGTTAAAAAACTTACCTTGTTTTTTGCCAATAGAAGTCAAAGGAATGAAAAACTCTCTTTAGAGCGTTTGCATAAAATTTTGATTGCTTCATGTGAGCAGTGTGGGCGTTCACATTTAATGGAAATTGAATTATTAAAAAATACAAAAGAAGTGTTGGAAAAATATCCACTCTGTCAAGTTTTAAATTTTGGTGGTTATGATATTTATGCAGGGGAACGTAGCTTTGCGCATGGGATTATGATTGGGCCAGAAGGTGGTTTTGATAAAGAAGAAGAGGAAATGTTTTTTGATAGAGAAGTTTTTAGTATTTCTGGGGGCATTGTTTTAAAAAGTGAGTGTGCTGCGATACTTGTTGGAAGTTTAGCGGCAATTTAG